Proteins encoded within one genomic window of Solibaculum mannosilyticum:
- a CDS encoding GH25 family lysozyme, whose amino-acid sequence MKKQLKFFILTVIGIAVTAIVVLGVLVWQGVILLNNPSSEQYPMRGVDVSSYQGEIDWDVLASQDIQFAFIKATEGSSYVDPYFSVNYQNAQATSLRIGAYHFFSYDSSGLSQAQNFISNVPAIGNMLPPVVDIEFYGDKEKNLPEVDTTQSELDELLSALETHYNIKPILYATEKSYRLYLAGRYDSYDIWIRNVITSPTLSDGRAWTFWQYTNRETLDGYKGKEKFIDMNVFYGSKEDFSHYATSSSY is encoded by the coding sequence ATGAAGAAACAGCTTAAATTTTTCATTCTGACGGTGATCGGCATTGCTGTTACAGCTATTGTGGTCTTGGGTGTTTTGGTCTGGCAAGGAGTTATTTTGCTCAACAATCCTTCCTCTGAACAGTATCCTATGCGAGGCGTGGACGTCTCCTCTTATCAAGGCGAAATCGATTGGGACGTCTTAGCTTCCCAGGACATCCAATTTGCCTTTATCAAAGCTACGGAAGGCAGCTCTTATGTGGATCCTTATTTCTCTGTCAATTATCAAAATGCACAAGCAACCTCTCTCCGCATCGGCGCCTATCATTTTTTCAGTTACGATAGCTCCGGACTCTCCCAAGCACAGAATTTTATTTCTAACGTCCCTGCCATCGGTAATATGCTTCCTCCGGTGGTGGACATAGAGTTTTACGGCGACAAAGAAAAAAATCTCCCCGAGGTAGACACTACTCAATCCGAGCTTGACGAGCTCTTATCTGCATTGGAAACACACTATAACATAAAGCCCATCCTATACGCCACGGAAAAATCGTACCGTCTTTACCTCGCCGGCCGATATGATTCCTATGATATCTGGATTCGAAACGTCATCACCTCCCCCACCCTATCGGATGGAAGAGCCTGGACTTTCTGGCAATACACCAATCGGGAAACACTAGATGGCTACAAGGGCAAAGAAAAATTTATTGATATGAATGTATTTTATGGATCAAAAGAGGATTTTTCTCATTATGCTACTTCTAGCTCTTATTAA
- a CDS encoding immunity protein Imm33 domain-containing protein: protein MDQTERRAFLDQLETWHQEDEFQKIIDAVEALPKDEQDYSVIGLMARAYENKADYGETEPLEHAIELLQSTAKEGVQDPNWHFRMGYALYYLDREAEAIPYFQTVLNLISDDPDTQEFWSDAREFLEKCVNDAQSKVSPEWYTEEELNAVEAHINKFFGNYDNVFHELYSPDIHVDICVIKPTPERNYYTLVTMGAGAHRMNVPKEIQNEKLDRAEMMICLPPDWKIGDSQEDWYWPLRWLKIMARLPGKEESWLGWGHTVSNPGEVPFADNTQLCGIMLLSPGEFAKGADSCTLPDGDIVRFYQLIPLYREEMDYKLHTSANALLHRFQSSGEGIELTPMRPDRPNACMDNTKEFYLKREDIRPILTNWRGVEGCLATDRILVDGQKVGFCYREKPTPDNINWDSGWRFTAGDEDKDYMDDAKNSGVYHLNTICNYDQDILPLLHAPYGAAFRRDQNGVFHLVPPKRGSKDIHNQPDKQ from the coding sequence ATGGATCAAACCGAGCGCAGAGCCTTTCTGGACCAATTGGAAACCTGGCATCAGGAAGACGAATTTCAAAAAATCATCGACGCTGTGGAAGCCTTACCAAAAGATGAGCAGGATTATTCTGTCATCGGCCTTATGGCCCGTGCCTATGAGAATAAAGCGGATTACGGTGAGACAGAGCCTTTGGAACACGCTATCGAGCTCCTCCAGAGTACTGCTAAAGAGGGTGTCCAGGATCCCAACTGGCATTTCCGCATGGGCTACGCCCTCTATTACCTGGATCGGGAAGCTGAGGCTATCCCCTATTTCCAAACAGTGCTCAACCTCATTTCGGATGACCCTGATACTCAGGAATTCTGGAGCGACGCCCGGGAATTTTTAGAGAAATGCGTCAACGACGCTCAATCTAAAGTCTCTCCCGAATGGTATACCGAAGAGGAGTTAAATGCGGTTGAAGCCCATATCAACAAGTTTTTCGGGAATTACGACAATGTCTTTCATGAACTCTATTCTCCGGACATCCATGTAGATATCTGCGTCATCAAGCCGACCCCTGAACGCAATTATTATACCTTAGTCACCATGGGAGCAGGCGCCCATCGGATGAATGTGCCCAAGGAGATCCAGAATGAAAAACTGGACAGAGCTGAAATGATGATCTGTCTGCCTCCCGACTGGAAAATAGGCGATAGCCAAGAAGATTGGTACTGGCCTTTGCGGTGGCTTAAGATTATGGCACGTCTGCCAGGAAAAGAAGAATCCTGGCTCGGATGGGGACATACCGTTTCCAATCCCGGTGAAGTCCCGTTCGCCGACAATACTCAATTATGCGGTATCATGCTGTTGTCCCCCGGTGAATTCGCAAAAGGAGCGGATTCCTGTACCCTTCCGGATGGGGATATCGTCCGTTTTTACCAGCTTATCCCCCTTTATCGGGAGGAGATGGATTATAAACTGCACACCAGTGCAAACGCTCTGCTGCATCGTTTTCAGTCCTCCGGTGAAGGCATCGAACTGACTCCCATGCGTCCGGACCGCCCCAACGCATGCATGGACAATACCAAGGAATTTTATCTCAAACGAGAGGATATCCGTCCTATTCTCACCAATTGGAGAGGCGTAGAAGGATGTCTTGCCACCGACCGTATTTTAGTGGACGGGCAAAAGGTAGGATTCTGTTACCGTGAGAAGCCCACTCCGGACAATATCAATTGGGACAGCGGCTGGCGTTTCACCGCCGGCGATGAAGACAAAGACTACATGGACGATGCCAAAAATTCGGGAGTTTATCATCTCAACACCATCTGCAACTATGACCAGGATATCCTCCCCCTCCTGCATGCTCCATACGGCGCTGCTTTCCGCCGTGATCAAAATGGCGTATTTCATCTCGTCCCTCCAAAACGAGGTTCCAAAGATATCCACAATCAGCCCGATAAACAGTAA
- a CDS encoding RecQ family ATP-dependent DNA helicase produces MTLSPDLTEQKYSTLKQIFGYDSFRPGQEDIVNHLLGQGDALAVMPTGAGKSICYQLPALLMPGVTVVVSPLISLMKDQVQALIQMGVRAAYINSSLTEGQCRKALSNASQGMYKIIYVAPERLLTPSFLRFAHSISISLLCVDEAHCVSQWGQDFRPSYLQIREFIAALPNRPPVGAFTATATAHVRKDILQMLDLQDPLEVITGFDRPNLYFEVQRLQDRDKMAALKVYLDAHPDRCGIVYCSTRKKVDQVYTHLTDMGVSAARYHAGLEDSLRQQNQDDFLFDKVRVMVATNAFGMGIDKSNVGFVVHYNMPLDLESYYQEAGRAGRDGQPADCILLYSASDVRTGNFLIDNSSPKAGVDQEELEALRNRQRERLKQMTFYCHSKYCLRGEMLRYFGQRQKQPCGNCSICLPGQEKANVVAVRAAQEKKRIQVEEKNLDPELWQTLKKLRLDLARRAGVPAFVVFTDATLRQMCALCPTTEQQFLQVPGVGARKCQQYSKYFLPLFKAYKG; encoded by the coding sequence ATGACCCTTTCTCCAGATCTGACAGAACAGAAATACAGTACTTTAAAACAAATATTCGGATACGATAGCTTTCGTCCCGGGCAAGAGGACATCGTCAACCACTTGTTGGGACAAGGGGATGCCTTAGCCGTGATGCCCACTGGTGCAGGGAAATCCATCTGTTATCAATTGCCGGCCCTGTTGATGCCTGGCGTGACGGTGGTTGTGTCTCCGCTCATCAGCCTGATGAAAGATCAGGTACAGGCGCTTATCCAGATGGGGGTAAGGGCGGCCTACATCAATTCCTCCCTTACGGAGGGACAATGTAGAAAAGCCCTGTCCAATGCCAGCCAGGGCATGTATAAAATCATCTATGTGGCGCCGGAGAGGCTGTTGACGCCCAGTTTCCTGCGGTTTGCGCACAGTATATCCATTTCTCTTTTGTGCGTAGATGAGGCTCACTGCGTATCCCAATGGGGACAGGATTTCCGTCCTAGTTATTTACAAATCCGGGAATTCATCGCAGCACTCCCCAACCGTCCGCCGGTAGGGGCTTTTACCGCCACTGCCACGGCCCACGTCCGCAAGGATATTTTACAGATGCTGGACTTGCAAGATCCCCTGGAGGTCATTACAGGATTTGACCGTCCCAATCTTTACTTTGAAGTGCAGCGTTTGCAGGACCGGGACAAAATGGCGGCTTTAAAGGTGTATCTGGACGCCCATCCCGACCGATGCGGTATAGTGTATTGTTCCACCCGAAAAAAGGTGGATCAAGTGTACACGCATCTCACTGATATGGGAGTGTCCGCCGCCCGGTACCACGCTGGTTTGGAGGACTCCTTAAGGCAGCAGAATCAAGACGATTTCCTGTTTGATAAAGTTCGCGTTATGGTGGCCACCAATGCCTTTGGCATGGGAATTGATAAATCCAACGTTGGATTTGTGGTCCATTACAACATGCCGTTGGATTTGGAGAGTTACTACCAGGAGGCCGGAAGGGCCGGACGGGATGGACAACCTGCCGACTGTATTTTACTCTATAGTGCGTCCGATGTGCGCACAGGAAACTTTCTCATTGACAATAGTTCTCCAAAAGCCGGAGTGGACCAAGAGGAGTTGGAAGCTCTGCGCAACCGTCAGCGGGAGAGGCTCAAGCAGATGACCTTTTACTGTCACAGCAAATACTGTTTGAGAGGGGAAATGCTCCGATACTTTGGACAGAGGCAAAAACAGCCCTGTGGGAATTGTTCGATTTGCCTGCCCGGCCAGGAAAAAGCCAATGTCGTGGCGGTACGGGCGGCACAAGAAAAGAAAAGGATTCAGGTGGAGGAGAAGAATCTGGATCCGGAACTGTGGCAAACGCTCAAAAAGTTGCGTCTAGACTTGGCGCGACGGGCGGGAGTACCGGCCTTTGTGGTGTTCACTGATGCCACATTGCGCCAGATGTGTGCTCTTTGTCCCACAACGGAACAGCAGTTTTTACAGGTGCCGGGCGTAGGGGCGCGGAAATGCCAGCAATATAGCAAGTACTTTTTGCCTCTTTTTAAGGCGTACAAAGGATAA
- the fliB gene encoding flagellin lysine-N-methylase codes for MRVTYPDYYETFHCIGSACKDNCCIGWEIDVDPVSAARYQAADAELGQRLREGIQWDDPPYFKRKEKERCCFLNEQNLCDIQCALGEEGLCEICRQHPRFHEWFGDYKESGLGLCCEAVGALLFSREEPVSFVQSDIPEPPDEDEPDKRLLQAVLRIRETAFGIAQDRGLPMGIRLCLLMELAQASQFCLDREDMECLDQVCSQFSLIQCRREMGGIVRLEEGSALEETWRGMLRFLRHQTPLESSWPERIRRLEENVSSLLSQARDFSNILKSRIQEVEHLAVYFLYRYLLKAAYDGDVLSKTGFTVTSCLTVGLMAVERWQETGDFTMEDHIQLAKDYSKQVEYDLDNVTGLMEAMWCEPWADVSHLTGMCISLFPPDKEKGC; via the coding sequence ATGCGAGTGACTTATCCGGACTACTATGAAACATTTCACTGTATCGGTTCGGCATGTAAGGACAACTGTTGTATCGGCTGGGAGATTGATGTCGACCCCGTATCGGCTGCCCGATACCAGGCGGCCGACGCGGAATTGGGTCAAAGACTTAGAGAGGGTATTCAGTGGGATGATCCACCTTATTTTAAGCGGAAGGAAAAGGAACGCTGCTGTTTTTTAAATGAACAGAACCTGTGTGATATCCAATGTGCCCTTGGGGAAGAGGGATTGTGTGAGATATGCCGTCAACATCCAAGGTTTCACGAATGGTTTGGAGACTACAAGGAAAGCGGGTTAGGACTCTGTTGTGAAGCGGTGGGAGCACTGTTGTTTTCCCGGGAAGAACCGGTTTCTTTCGTGCAATCCGATATCCCAGAGCCTCCCGATGAAGACGAGCCGGATAAACGTCTCTTGCAGGCAGTGCTGCGCATACGGGAGACCGCATTTGGCATTGCACAGGACCGAGGGCTGCCGATGGGAATACGTCTTTGCCTGCTGATGGAATTAGCGCAGGCATCCCAGTTCTGTTTGGATCGGGAGGATATGGAATGCCTGGATCAGGTGTGCAGCCAGTTTTCCTTGATTCAATGCCGCCGGGAGATGGGGGGGATAGTTCGGCTGGAAGAAGGATCCGCATTGGAAGAGACATGGAGAGGCATGTTGCGTTTTCTCAGGCACCAGACACCGCTGGAATCCTCCTGGCCGGAGAGGATAAGGAGATTAGAGGAAAACGTTTCTAGCCTTTTATCCCAAGCCAGAGATTTTTCCAACATCCTAAAGAGCAGGATACAGGAAGTGGAACATCTGGCGGTATATTTTTTGTATCGTTATCTCTTAAAGGCGGCTTACGATGGGGATGTGCTGTCCAAAACAGGATTTACTGTGACAAGCTGCCTTACAGTAGGGCTAATGGCAGTGGAGCGTTGGCAGGAAACAGGGGATTTTACCATGGAGGATCACATCCAGTTGGCAAAGGACTATTCCAAACAAGTGGAATATGATCTTGATAATGTGACGGGATTGATGGAGGCCATGTGGTGCGAACCGTGGGCGGATGTGAGCCATTTGACGGGGATGTGCATCAGTCTATTTCCGCCGGACAAAGAAAAAGGATGCTAG
- a CDS encoding AMP-binding protein has protein sequence MKLSFSTLGCPDFDWPDIYSMAKDFGFQGIEVRGLDNDIFSISGRPFQENNLPKTIEQLKKLRLEIPCLSSGCALKFADRKEETIRELKQYMDLAHKLGTPYIRILGDLTAAPQGEVDDQLVLSSLCELAPYAEERDITLLVETNGVYTDTARLRNLLDQIESDNVAALWDIHHPYRFGGETPEQTVQNLGAYIKYTHIKDSVMENGQVSYRMMGEGDLPMKSIIRALKSINYEGYVSLEWLKQYAPDLNDAGIVFPHYANFMSQYMDAPVKDHRLYDNNAKTGQYVWPKEHLIDLTFPQVLDRMVEEFPDQYAFRYTTLDYTRTYQEFRDDVDTFARSLIAMGVKPGDHVAIWATNVPQWYITFWATTKIGAVLVTVNTAYKIHEAEYLLRQSDTHTLVMIDGYKDSDYVQIMKELCPELQTAEKGKPLHIKRLPFLRNIITVDSAQKGCYTWEESLALAQKVPVEDVYRRAAAINKHDVCNMQYTSGTTGFPKGVMLTHYNVVNNGKAIGDCMDLSTADRLMIQVPMFHCFGMVLAMTAAMTHGTTMSPIPAFSPRLGLDCINKEHITAFHGVPTMFIAMLGHENFPKTDFSYMRTGIMAGSPCPIKVMQDVIDKMNMKEICITYGQTEASPGCTMSKTTDSLEVRVNTVGGSMFGVQCKIVDPETGEDLPDNVDGEFVAKGYNIMKGYYKMPEATAAAIDEDGWLHTGDLARRDENGNYKITGRIKDMIIRGGENIYPKEIEDFIYTHPKVSDVQVIGVPDKQYGEEIMACVVLKPGETMTEEELKEFVATHMAKHKTPRYVDFVDGFPMNAAGKILKYKMREDAVKKLNLQADSSIETA, from the coding sequence ATGAAATTATCGTTTTCAACATTAGGCTGTCCGGATTTCGACTGGCCGGACATTTATTCCATGGCCAAGGACTTTGGTTTCCAAGGGATCGAAGTTCGGGGGCTGGACAATGATATCTTTTCCATATCGGGCCGCCCCTTTCAGGAGAACAATTTGCCCAAAACCATCGAGCAGCTGAAAAAGCTCCGTTTGGAGATCCCCTGCCTCTCTTCGGGATGCGCCCTTAAATTTGCCGACCGCAAAGAGGAAACCATCCGGGAATTGAAACAGTATATGGATCTGGCCCATAAATTGGGGACACCTTACATCCGGATCCTGGGGGATCTGACTGCCGCTCCCCAGGGTGAAGTGGACGATCAATTGGTTTTGTCCTCCTTGTGCGAACTGGCTCCCTATGCCGAGGAAAGAGACATCACCCTTTTGGTGGAAACCAACGGCGTCTATACCGACACAGCCCGTCTGCGCAATCTGCTGGATCAGATCGAAAGCGACAACGTAGCTGCTTTGTGGGATATCCATCACCCTTACCGCTTCGGCGGAGAGACGCCGGAACAGACGGTACAAAATTTAGGCGCTTATATTAAGTATACCCACATCAAAGATTCCGTTATGGAAAACGGCCAGGTATCTTACCGCATGATGGGAGAAGGCGATCTGCCTATGAAATCCATCATCCGGGCGTTGAAATCCATCAACTATGAAGGCTATGTGTCCTTGGAATGGCTCAAACAGTACGCCCCCGATTTGAATGACGCCGGTATCGTCTTCCCCCACTACGCCAATTTTATGAGCCAGTATATGGATGCTCCCGTGAAGGATCATCGCCTTTACGACAACAATGCAAAAACCGGTCAATACGTCTGGCCCAAAGAGCATCTGATCGATCTGACCTTCCCCCAGGTCCTGGACCGCATGGTGGAAGAGTTCCCCGACCAATATGCCTTCCGCTACACTACTTTGGATTATACCCGTACTTATCAGGAGTTCCGAGACGATGTGGATACCTTTGCCCGTTCCCTCATCGCCATGGGGGTAAAGCCGGGAGATCACGTGGCCATCTGGGCTACCAACGTCCCCCAATGGTACATCACCTTCTGGGCTACCACTAAAATCGGCGCTGTGCTGGTGACGGTCAACACCGCTTATAAAATCCACGAGGCTGAGTACCTGCTCCGCCAATCGGATACCCATACTTTGGTCATGATCGATGGATACAAGGATTCCGACTACGTCCAGATCATGAAGGAGCTGTGCCCCGAACTGCAGACGGCTGAAAAAGGCAAACCCCTGCACATCAAACGTCTGCCCTTCCTGCGCAATATCATCACGGTGGACTCGGCTCAAAAGGGATGCTACACTTGGGAGGAAAGTTTAGCTCTTGCCCAAAAAGTCCCGGTGGAGGACGTCTATCGCCGTGCGGCTGCCATCAATAAACACGACGTCTGCAATATGCAGTACACCTCCGGAACCACCGGATTCCCCAAAGGCGTTATGCTGACCCACTACAATGTCGTCAACAACGGCAAGGCCATCGGCGACTGCATGGATCTCTCCACCGCCGACCGCTTGATGATTCAAGTCCCCATGTTCCATTGCTTCGGCATGGTGCTGGCCATGACTGCCGCTATGACACACGGCACTACCATGTCCCCCATCCCGGCCTTCTCTCCCCGTCTGGGCCTCGACTGCATCAACAAAGAGCATATCACCGCCTTCCATGGCGTCCCTACCATGTTCATCGCCATGCTGGGGCATGAGAATTTCCCCAAAACCGATTTCAGTTACATGCGCACCGGTATTATGGCCGGTAGTCCCTGTCCCATCAAGGTCATGCAGGATGTCATTGACAAAATGAACATGAAGGAAATCTGCATCACCTACGGCCAAACCGAGGCTTCCCCGGGATGCACCATGAGCAAGACCACCGATTCCCTGGAAGTCCGGGTCAATACCGTAGGCGGAAGTATGTTCGGCGTCCAGTGTAAGATCGTGGATCCGGAAACCGGTGAGGATCTCCCCGACAACGTGGACGGCGAATTTGTGGCTAAGGGATATAACATCATGAAGGGATATTATAAGATGCCCGAAGCCACGGCCGCTGCCATCGATGAGGACGGTTGGCTGCACACCGGCGATTTGGCCCGTCGGGATGAAAACGGCAATTACAAGATCACCGGACGTATTAAAGATATGATTATCCGCGGCGGCGAGAATATCTATCCCAAGGAGATCGAGGACTTTATTTACACCCATCCCAAGGTGTCGGATGTCCAGGTCATCGGCGTACCGGATAAACAGTACGGTGAGGAGATCATGGCTTGTGTGGTGCTCAAGCCCGGCGAGACCATGACGGAAGAGGAATTAAAGGAATTTGTGGCCACCCATATGGCCAAGCACAAAACACCGCGGTATGTAGACTTTGTAGACGGGTTCCCCATGAATGCTGCCGGTAAAATCCTCAAGTACAAGATGCGGGAGGACGCGGTGAAAAAATTAAACCTTCAGGCAGACAGCAGTATCGAAACAGCATAA